From the Tetrapisispora phaffii CBS 4417 chromosome 10, complete genome genome, one window contains:
- the SEC27 gene encoding coatomer subunit beta' (similar to Saccharomyces cerevisiae SEC27 (YGL137W); ancestral locus Anc_6.239) codes for MKLDINKPFSNRSDRVKGIDFHPTEPWVLTTLYSGRVEIWNYETKQEVRSIQVTETPVRTGRFIARKNWIIVGSDDFKIRVFNYNTGEKVVDFEAHPDYIRSIAVHPTKPYVLSGSDDLTVKLWNWEKSWELEQQFDGHTHFVMCVTFNPKDPSTFASACLDRTVKVWSLGQQDPNFTLVTGQEKGVNYIDYYPLPDKPYMITASDDLTVKIWDYQTKSCVATLEGHMSNVSYAVFHPTLPIIISGSEDGTVKIWNSSTYKLEKTLNMGLERSWCIAQHPTGKKNYIASGFDNGFTVISLGSDVPILSLDPVGKLVWSGGKNATANDIFTAVIRGSEETEEGEPLALQTKELGSVDIFPQILTHSPNGRFVTVVGDGEYVIYTALAWRNKSFGKAHDFVWGPDSNSYALLDENRQVKYYKNFKEVMSWSIPLNYNIENLYTGSLLGVKSDGFVYFFDWESGALIRRIDIDADEVVWSDNGELVMLMSSNSESRDDGPKAYSLLYNRSVFEEAVANGVTGDEDGVEDTFDVLHEYNEQITSGKWVGDVFIYTNANSRLNYFVGDKSYNLAHFSKEMYLLGYLARDNKVYLADREVHVYSHVISLDVLEFQTLTLRGELDLAIETVLPNISEKDTLSKISRFLEGQKYYQEALDISPDTNQKFELALQVGNITLAHELLGDSDNELKWRSLGDISLQRFNFKLAIDAYSKAQDLESLFLLHSSFSNKEELVKLGQTSEASGKYNLAFNSYWAAGDITAIKDLLVKCERLSEAAIFSATYGVDSNELSNIVEEWKKSLVLSGKNDIAKRILPYNDTSSNGKSLIDLDPTLVESEAATPEEPLEVEEKAAAEEEVALEEQEVEEAELVEA; via the coding sequence ATGAAATTGGATATTAATAAACCCTTCAGTAATAGATCTGATAGAGTTAAAGGTATTGATTTCCATCCTACCGAACCTTGGGTTTTGACTACTTTATACTCAGGTCGTGTAGAAATTTGGAATTATGAAACGAAACAAGAAGTCAGATCTATTCAAGTCACAGAGACTCCTGTCAGAACAGGTAGATTTATTGcaagaaaaaattggatTATTGTCGGTAgtgatgattttaaaattagagTTTTCAACTATAATACTGGCGAAAAAGTTGTTGATTTCGAAGCTCATCCAGATTACATCAGATCCATTGCAGTGCATCCAACTAAGCCATACGTTTTATCTGGTAGTGACGATTTAACTGTGAAATTATGGAATTGGGAAAAATCTTGGGAGCTGGAACAGCAATTTGATGGTCATACTCATTTCGTTATGTGTGTTACTTTCAACCCAAAGGATCCAAGCACTTTTGCTTCTGCATGTTTAGATAGAACTGTTAAAGTTTGGTCTTTAGGTCAACAAGATCCAAATTTCACTCTTGTCACAGGTCAAGAAAAGGGTGTCAATTATATAGATTATTATCCATTGCCAGATAAACCATATATGATCACTGCTTCCGATGATCTAACCGTTAAAATATGGGATTACCAAACTAAATCTTGCGTTGCCACGTTAGAAGGTCACATGTCTAATGTTTCATACGCAGTTTTCCACCCAACTTTGCCAATAATCATCTCAGGTTCCGAAGATGGTACAGTAAAGATCTGGAATTCTTCCACTtataaattagaaaaaacTTTAAACATGGGTTTGGAAAGAAGTTGGTGTATTGCTCAACATCCAACCGGTAAGAAGAACTATATTGCATCAGGTTTTGACAACGGTTTCACTGTCATATCGTTAGGTAGTGACGTACCAATTCTTTCGTTAGACCCTGTCGGTAAATTAGTATGGTCTGGCGGTAAGAATGCCACTGCCAACGATATATTCACCGCTGTTATTAGAGGTTCAGAAGAAACCGAAGAAGGTGAGCCGCTTGCTTTACAAACAAAAGAGTTAGGTTCAGTAGATATTTTTCCACAAATTTTAACACACTCTCCAAATGGTAGATTCGTCACCGTTGTCGGCGATGGTGAATATGTGATTTATACTGCTTTAGCTTGGAGAAATAAATCTTTTGGTAAAGCTCATGATTTTGTTTGGGGTCCTGATTCGAATAGTTATGCTCTATTGGATGAAAACAGACAagttaaatattataagaaTTTTAAAGAAGTCATGTCATGGTCCATCCCATTAAACTATAATATAGAAAACTTATACACAGGTTCTTTATTAGGTGTAAAATCAGATGGCTTTGTTTACTTTTTCGACTGGGAATCTGGTGCTTTAATAAGAAGAATTGATATTGATGCCGATGAAGTTGTTTGGTCAGACAATGGCGAATTAGTTATGTTAATGTCATCTAATTCTGAATCCAGAGACGATGGTCCAAAAGCTTACTCATTATTATACAACAGATCTGTCTTTGAAGAAGCAGTTGCTAATGGTGTAACTGGTGATGAAGATGGTGTCGAAGATACCTTTGATGTTTTACATGAATACAATGAACAAATTACTTCTGGTAAGTGGGTTGGTGATGTCTTCATTTATACCAATGCTAATAGTAGATTGAATTACTTCGTTGGTGATAAATCTTACAATTTGGCACATTTCTCAAAAGAAATGTACTTATTGGGTTACTTAGCTCGTGATAATAAGGTGTACTTAGCTGATAGAGAAGTACATGTCTATTCCCATGTCATTTCCTTAGATGTCTTAGAATTCCAAACTTTAACTTTAAGAGGTGAATTGGATCTTGCTATAGAAACTGTATTGCCAAACATTTCTGAAAAGGACACTTTATCcaaaatttcaagattttTAGAAGgtcaaaaatattaccaGGAAGCATTAGACATTTCGCCAGATACcaatcaaaaatttgaattagcTTTGCAAGTTGGTAACATAACTTTAGCTCACGAACTTTTAGGGGACTCcgataatgaattaaagTGGAGATCGTTAGGTGACATTTCATTACAAAGATTTAACTTCAAGCTAGCCATTGATGCATACTCCAAGGCTCAAGATCTTGAATCtctatttttattacattCTTCGTTTAGTAATAAAGAGGAATTAGTTAAGTTAGGTCAAACATCTGAAGCTTCTGGTAAATACAATTTAGCATTCAATTCGTATTGGGCTGCTGGTGATATCACTGCtattaaagatttattagTAAAATGTGAAAGATTATCAGAAGCTGCCATTTTCAGTGCCACATATGGAGTTGATTCCAACGAATTATCTAATATCGTTGAGGAATGGAAGAAATCTTTGGTATTATCTggtaaaaatgatattgcCAAGAGAATTCTACCATACAACGATACCAGTAGTAATGGTAAGAGTCTAATTGATTTAGATCCCACTCTTGTCGAATCAGAAGCAGCTACACCAGAAGAGCCACTAGAAGTTGAGGAAAAAGCAGCAGCTGAGGAAGAAGTCGCTCTGGAAGAACAAGAAGTTGAAGAAGCTGAACTTGTTGAAGCTTAA
- the TPHA0J02550 gene encoding uncharacterized protein (similar to Saccharomyces cerevisiae YGL138C; ancestral locus Anc_6.240) produces MMHVLVILLVGWYSVHFVTCRPISNLFESQDKICSMNYDEREGVYETFFQQVSDMAGKKKTMAQSVNALYNGIDPGFNSNYFTGFKFQRIYNLEVKELSLQNVFRITYCYNGKVQFSKDEPLSVDMDWGKPYCFHIKPKENKQSSQKSLISSMMSSYNSKLKQLVFPTVDSKNSSTPLENEQAEFLNNYHCFKLARRKKYSIRKYSLFMPGNWIGGLYYCDLSSYEKWKVYSAKNGTYLNHIDSLCSMNNTVPLLPLFADDFSKSWYEVQPRLVSKKRKSSMQITKFVPYINTPNFPYPLVDIFQSTDQQNKLFRDDSLRLQNNVMQPKDDNVYLRLMGYLDKTSEILNRQKNGTVNNAKLKPNIDKSRWYNEIEVQEKYVNSTVVEVSKIDSFVDLTFWLLNSTKRTTEKQFNNFLNKKLSKVSDTTVNDKAPFMLSFNDSLLK; encoded by the coding sequence ATGATGCATGTTCTGGTCATTCTTTTGGTTGGTTGGTATTCGGTGCATTTTGTGACTTGTCGGCCAATCAGTAACTTGTTTGAATCTCAAGATAAAATATGTTCAATGAATTATGATGAGCGTGAAGGTGTATATGAAACTTTTTTCCAACAGGTAAGTGATATGGCAGggaagaagaaaacaatgGCACAGAGCGTTAATGCTCTCTACAATGGAATAGATCCTGGtttcaattcaaattatttcaCTGGTTTCAAATTCCAACGAATTTATAATCTCGAAGTGAAAGAATTATCTCTGCAAAACGTGTTTAGAATTACCTATTGTTATAATGGTAAAGTGCAGTTTAGTAAGGATGAGCCATTGTCGGTGGATATGGATTGGGGCAAGCCATATTGCTTCCATATAAAGCCAAAGGAAAATAAACAGTCTTCCCAAAAATCATTGATCTCATCAATGATGTCGAGTTATAACAGCAAACTGAAACAATTGGTGTTCCCGACTGTGgattcaaaaaattcttcTACTCCGCTAGAAAATGAGCAAGCAGAGTTCTTGAATAATTATCATTGTTTCAAACTAGCAAGAAGGAAAAAATACAGTATTAGAAAGTATTCTCTGTTCATGCCAGGTAATTGGATAGGTGGACTCTACTACTGTGATTTGTCGTCGTATGAAAAATGGAAAGTGTATTCCGCTAAAAATGGAACGTATTTGAATCATATAGACTCGTTATGCAGTATGAATAACACTGTGCCACTGTTACCATTGTTTGCAGATGATTTTAGCAAGAGCTGGTACGAGGTACAACCAAGATTAGTATctaagaaaagaaaatcgTCCATGcaaattacaaaatttgTACCATATATCAACACACCGAACTTCCCTTATCCTTTAGTTGATATATTCCAAAGTACTGAccaacaaaataaattgtttaGAGACGATAGTTTACGGTTACAAAATAATGTTATGCAACCAAAAGATGATAACGTGTATCTCAGATTAATGGGTTATTTAGATAAGACATCAGAAATTTTGAACAGACAAAAAAATGGAACAGTAAATAATGCAAAACTTAAACCAAATATAGATAAGTCTAGATGGTACAACGAAATTGAAGTACAAGAAAAATACGTAAATAGTACTGTCGTGGAAGTTTCTAAAATTGATTCTTTCGTTGATTTAACTTTTTGGTTACTGAACTCAACGAAAAGGACAACTGAGaaacaatttaataacttcttaaataaaaaattaagtAAAGTATCCGACACTACAGTAAACGACAAAGCTCCCTTCATGTTGTCATTTAAcgattcattattaaaataa
- the TPHA0J02560 gene encoding transient receptor potential ion channel family protein (similar to Saccharomyces cerevisiae FLC3 (YGL139W) and FLC1 (YPL221W); ancestral locus Anc_6.241) translates to MKFISQYILLGIVIIQQVRSEKHVFTSSLLACMENSQLSSTLFNVTYFPDTRSLYYDIDISTQLSGEIIAELEVFAYGHKVASKQISLCNFKLKQFCPIYPGNIRISSVQELPEEYTEEIPSIAFEVPDIDAYLIAKFYRNDTDFNNGSKQELACIQAFFSNGITVSHVAVQWCSAIFCGLGIMISMVFVAYSKLIFFERISNVALYLLLYFQSVVVISMTHVHRVPPIVQAWVKNFTWSVGLINVNFLQDIFRWYVESTGGNPPLHISSTTTSILTQKRLLKEPDLIKRSANTLYGNTNTLIVKGIERVAYNVGIENTSIVCTVFTNILIFGVFIVIISAVVLIVCYTINKRSKPTNRDISFKYCKQILKEVISKYFMLCFQQLMIFGFWEWTKQDSPAVVLLSVIFVLSSLAIIASLSIRIILASIKSKQKYSNAKVLMYGDEDIFNRYGYFYTMFKFETFWWSYIIILQTLLKAIFIGFLQVSGKAESISIFMIDAIYVILLLIYKPYLDAFTNVLTIVVSVVVLLNSFMFVLFSDLFGQSYSVSAVLGVLFFIVNGLFSIVLFIATIVYIILCLLGERYQRKRKHLESLDVVEDKNKKRIDNEVIVQTNEYTRSTSDDFEEPPHIANQPNANCSSISINGLDSDNWVESLVSLQFGNRENLSVDVPDVSLYGNDDNFNLNNEISSHYI, encoded by the coding sequence ATGAAATTTATATCTCAATACATACTTCTTGGTATTGTTATAATTCAACAAGTAAGGAGTGAGAAACATGTGTTTACCTCTTCATTACTGGCATGCATGGAAAATTCACAGTTATCATCGACTTTATTTAATGTGACATATTTTCCTGACACACGTTCGCTATACTACGATATCGATATTTCAACTCAATTAAGTGGAGAAATCATTGCGGAGCTTGAAGTATTTGCATATGGACATAAAGTTGCTTCAAAACAGATCTCTCTTTGCAATTTTAAGTTGAAACAATTTTGCCCAATTTACCCAGGAAATATTCGAATTAGTTCGGTCCAAGAACTTCCAGAAGAGTATACTGAAGAAATTCCAAGTATTGCATTCGAAGTGCCAGACATCGATGCATATTTAATTGCCAAATTTTATAGAAATGACACTGATTTCAACAACGGTTCAAAGCAAGAACTAGCTTGCATTCAAGCTTTCTTCTCTAATGGAATTACTGTTTCCCATGTTGCTGTCCAATGGTGTTCTGCAATTTTCTGTGGACTGGGAATAATGATATCCATGGTATTTGTTGCATATAGcaaattaattttctttgaacGTATATCTAATGTCGCTTTATATTTGTTACTGTATTTTCAGTCGGTGGTTGTTATTTCGATGACACACGTTCATAGAGTTCCTCCGATAGTACAGGCTTGGGTAAAGAACTTCACTTGGTCAGTTGGATTAATCAATGTTAACTTCCTTCAAGATATATTTCGGTGGTATGTGGAATCTACAGGAGGTAACCCACCGTTGCACATATCTTCTACGACGACATCGATTTTAACTCAAAAGAGACTATTGAAGGAGCCTGACTTAATTAAAAGGTCAGCAAATACATTATATGGTAACACCAATACATTAATAGTTAAAGGAATTGAAAGAGTAGCATATAATGTGGGAATAGAGAATACCTCGATAGTTTGCACCGTCTTTACAAATATCTTAATTTTTGGCGTGTTTATAGTCATCATTTCAGCGGTCGTTCTGATAGTATGTTATACTATAAACAAAAGATCTAAACCAACCAACAGAgatatatcttttaaatattgtaagCAAATTCTGAAAGAAGTAAtatccaaatatttcatgCTATGTTTCCAGcaattgatgatatttGGTTTTTGGGAGTGGACAAAACAAGATTCCCCAGCAGTAGTACTGCTGTCTGTCATATTTGTGTTGTCATCTCTTGCGATAATAGCGTCTCTGAGTATAAGAATAATACTTGCATCTATAAAATCTAAGCAAAAATACTCAAATGCTAAAGTTTTGATGTATGGTGATGAGGATATATTTAACAGATATGGTTATTTTTATACAATGTTTAAGTTCGAGACGTTTTGGTGGAGTTACATAATTATTTTGCAGACGCTACTAAAAGCAATATTTATTGGGTTCTTGCAGGTGTCAGGAAAGGCAGaatcaatatcaatatttatgATAGACGCCATTTATGtcattcttttattaatatacaAGCCATACCTGGATGCCTTTACTAATGTTCTGACCATTGTCGTATCCGTAGTGGTACTATTGAACTCATTCATGTTCGTGCTATTTTCTGATTTATTTGGTCAGTCATATTCGGTAAGTGCTGTATTGGGAGTCTTATTCTTTATAGTCAACGGTTTATTTTCGATTGTCCTGTTCATTGCTACTATTGTTTACATTATTCTTTGCTTGTTGGGAGAGAGATACCAAAGGAAGAGAAAACATTTAGAATCACTGGATGTGGTAGAAgataagaataaaaaaagaattgacAATGAAGTTATTGTGCAGACTAATGAATACACCCGAAGTACCAGTGATGATTTCGAGGAGCCTCCACACATTGCTAACCAACCCAACGCTAACTGCTCCTCTATTTCAATCAATGGTCTTGATAGCGATAATTGGGTTGAAAGCTTAGTTAGCTTGCAATTTGGTAACAGAGAAAATTTAAGTGTAGACGTGCCTGATGTGTCATTGTATGGCAATGATGACAATTTCAACttgaataatgaaatttctagccattatatataa
- the FMP40 gene encoding Fmp40p (similar to Saccharomyces cerevisiae YPL222W; ancestral locus Anc_6.242) yields MTEKRAILKALQESSSSSFIKKLTPDELIPNIKKAITLYETIKNPETDRVIKQKALKTFHTSRRVSNSHFSFNIPEKREHYKVTLINEKLIENDFHLEVNEELYRIFSGEDVYVNANQNIFPYSMTYAGYQFGSFAGQLGDGRVVNLFELKDINHKTQSFQLKGSGTTPYSRFGDGKAVIRSSIREFIISESLFSIGIPATRAVQLTILPGTKAQRDGFKYYTSAVTCRMSPSWIRVGNFDYFSWKPNMKNLLKLTDYCISHLFDNGSVFQKEINLNNFKKDFFKEKVSNMSSSKESSTNEHIATLEDESIYDQFFRHVVKLNAETVAYWQAYGFLNGVLNTDNTSIMGLSMDFGPFAVMDRFEPDYTPNHDDVTERYSFANQPTVIWWNLVQFAKSIAVLLGSGDKHIKSIQEMKDITELSKDMEEDIIKRANVLIPLVENEYTFRFTIKYAELMSLRLGVNLNLPTDLSTAVDIERAALITKEFCSAIVEPLLDILQVTKIDYNNFFVKLQEFNTPLISENFENSINKVNVDYLKIFFNDDSLARLATYFNGEKKLAQMAREDSGEIHKLLEIFEKIENWTLNYSKLIFSDRQLIASKYNPLFIPRSWVFDEVIDSIIEDQKNLLDNPEATLDLSLLYKLYNMSSNPYNKELWDHTLRPEKELEWTNMDIQGISDSKRYMKQCSCSS; encoded by the coding sequence ATGACTGAAAAGAGGGCCATTTTAAAAGCTCTACAAGAATCGAGTTCATCgagttttattaaaaaattgacTCCTGACGAACTTATTCCTAATATCAAGAAGGCAATCACCCTGTATGAAACAATTAAGAATCCAGAGACTGATCGAGTTATAAAACAGAAAGCGTTGAAGACATTCCATACTTCTAGAAGAGTTTCCAATTCACATTTCTCTTTTAATATACCAGAAAAGAGAGAACATTATAAAGTTACTTTGATCAATGAAAAGCtgattgaaaatgatttcCACTTGGAGGTGAATGAAGAGTTGTACAGGATATTTTCTGGCGAAGACGTTTACGTCAATGctaatcaaaatatattccCTTACAGTATGACTTATGCTGGATATCAGTTTGGTAGTTTTGCTGGTCAACTAGGTGATGGCCGAGTTGTAAATCTTTTTGagttaaaagatattaacCATAAAACTCAAAGTTTTCAACTGAAAGGTAGTGGGACTACTCCTTATTCACGTTTTGGTGACGGTAAGGCAGTAATTCGCTCCAGTATTAGAGAGTTCATTATAAGTGAGTCATTATTTAGTATAGGCATACCTGCTACAAGAGCAGTTCAGTTAACAATTTTACCAGGCACAAAAGCGCAAAGGGATGGATTCAAGTATTATACATCAGCTGTAACCTGCAGAATGTCTCCCAGTTGGATAAGAGTGGGGAATTTCGACTATTTCTCTTGGAAACCTAACATgaagaatttattaaagttaACTGACTATTGTATTTCtcatttatttgataatggTTCTGTTTTCCAGAAGGAAATAAATctcaataattttaagaaGGACTTTTTCAAAGAGAAAGTAAGCAATATGTCCTCTTCCAAGGAGTCTTCTACTAATGAACATATTGCAACGCTTGAAGATGAAAGTATTTATGATCAGTTTTTCAGACATGTTGTAAAATTGAATGCAGAAACGGTCGCATATTGGCAAGCATATGGGTTTTTAAATGGTGTTCTGAATACAGATAATACTTCAATTATGGGTTTGTCTATGGACTTCGGTCCATTTGCTGTAATGGATAGGTTTGAACCTGATTATACACCGAATCATGACGATGTAACCGAACGTTATTCATTTGCAAACCAACCAACTGTTATTTGGTGGAATTTAGTACAATTTGCAAAATCAATAGCAGTATTATTGGGTTCAGGTGACAAACACATCAAAAGCATTCAAGAAATGAAAGATATTACCGAATTATCGAAAGATATGGAAgaagatataataaaaagagCAAATGTTCTGATACCATTAGTAGAAAATGAGTATACATTCAGATTCACAATTAAATACGCAGAATTGATGAGTTTAAGATTAGGTGTTAATCTTAACTTACCAACTGACCTGTCGACTGCTGTTGACATAGAGAGAGCTGCTCTCATTACTAAGGAATTTTGTTCAGCGATTGTTGAACCTCTTTTGGATATTTTGCAAGTAACTAAGATAGATtataacaatttttttgtcaAGCTACAAGAATTCAATACTCCTTTGATCtctgaaaattttgaaaattccATAAATAAGGTTAATGTTGATTATCTgaagatattttttaatgatgatTCATTAGCAAGACTTGCAACTTATTTTAACGGAGAGAAGAAATTGGCACAAATGGCAAGAGAAGATTCTGGTGAGATACACAAACttttagaaatatttgagaaaattgaaaattggACTCTAAATTATtctaaattaattttcaGCGACAGACAATTAATTGCTTCGAAGTATAATCCTTTGTTTATACCAAGGTCTTGGGTATTTGATGAAGTTATAGACAGTATAATTGAGGATCAAAAAAACCTTCTAGATAACCCGGAAGCAACTCTAGATTTATCTCTTTTGTACAAGCTCTATAATATGAGTTCAAATCCTTATAATAAGGAACTTTGGGATCATACATTAAGACCAGAAAAAGAGCTTGAGTGGACTAACATGGATATACAAGGAATTAGTGATTCAAAGCGTTATATGAAACAATGTTCATGTTCAAGTTAA
- the TPHA0J02580 gene encoding transcription activator GCR1-like domain-containing protein (similar to Saccharomyces cerevisiae HOT1 (YMR172W); ancestral locus Anc_6.243), producing MSGEMNVPTVGVNHETTSINKTTAGQLDNNIEANNLSNGITTPDLLKRTSLGEIVNVSEGKTNENCINTPNAHGSLSLHNKTLTLQDILDHSTNGIANKNIDQIPGIFLRMPRIDAIKPGSTIENSEGLVQDKNNLSNHDFMKESGTKENSNDNNGSKSANDMISIPSSNQSTATVKMFQRMDELSVRMIAMEEMLHTLCNTVNHQNTIIMNLESQSSKNYKSINNSLDKINNELQFNKLTNNDNSSNPHQDAFVTDMLNSITNVSSKYLRNIKNRSDNITERPPTTNLPINTSQSELDAPTSNSTSDLKYKNNLPNNHTNTHEINNSRYMHQSKSYSNINSYINSQTTNNDHQKLKNSHLKSNIAPFKHNNISSTFTLNPNGIKKRKNVHVSNSINDLFLLGNSQFNLLNNIPNNIPNNLYKMDTTGNNPSINGMGNTNVENAAPTTENGALVGTGGLNPTNSASLPNLTLESAELSHLLKPNTINNIHNELEAFQDDPQQANSSASKPSEVITNDVARLTSIMDKPEFVASRDSTGTIKRSYGLLSADDHEVDDEVDEGYDEDDDGYQEDNDDDNENDNDNDNDNDNENDNGNSDENGESNTSEIKKPNTMKRLNRGKLNKTGNSGYNGFNKVSANKELDIENKRYSLLKAPNSVRTIWEEYVHGINGEPAIKDLEEEFGSKWRKTKNRKTFARRKRLYKFILKGIENGKTSEEMISILENRRLYKDDKGNLKRRTIGWLQQSLSGI from the coding sequence ATGAGTGGTGAGATGAATGTCCCTACTGTAGGAGTGAATCACGAAACAACGTCTATTAATAAGACTACAGCCGGTCAACtagataataatattgaagcTAATAACCTCTCTAACGGTATAACTACGCCAGATCTGTTGAAAAGAACCTCACTAGGTGAGATAGTCAATGTTTCTGAAGGGAAGACTAATGAGAATTGTATCAATACTCCTAATGCACATGGATCTCTTTCATTGCATAATAAAACATTGACATTGCAAGATATACTAGATCATTCAACAAATGGTATAGCAAACAAGAATATTGATCAAATACCTGGGATATTCCTTCGTATGCCCAGAATTGATGCGATTAAGCCAGGTTCGACTATTGAAAATAGTGAAGGTTTAGTACAGGATAAGAATAACCTTTCCAACCATGACTTCATGAAGGAAAGCGGCACAAAGGAGAACTCGAATGATAACAATGGATCTAAATCAGCAAATGACATGATTTCAATCCCTAGTAGTAACCAGTCAACGGCAACTGttaaaatgtttcaaaGAATGGATGAGTTAAGTGTTAGAATGATCGCAATGGAGGAAATGCTACACACGTTATGCAATACTGTAAACCATCAAAATACAATTATCATGAATCTTGAAAGCCAAAGTAGCAAGAATTACAAGAGTATTAATAATTCGTTAGATAAGATCAACAACGAACTTCAATTTAACAAACTCACAAATAACGATAACTCCTCCAATCCCCATCAAGATGCATTTGTTACAGATATGTTGAATTCTATAACGAACGTCAGTAGTAAATATTTgagaaatataaagaacAGATCTGATAATATCACTGAAAGACCGCCGACGACAAATTTACCAATCAATACTTCACAAAGTGAATTAGATGCCCCAACATCTAATTCAACTTCTGacttaaaatataaaaataatttaccAAACAATCATACAAATACACATGAAATAAACAATAGTAGATATATGCATCAATCGAAGAGTTACTCTAATATTAATTCATATATCAATTCTCAAACTACTAATAATGATCAtcagaaattgaagaattcaCACTTGAAAAGCAATATCGCACCTTTTaaacataataatatttcgTCTACCTTCACATTAAACCCCAATGGTataaaaaagagaaaaaatgTTCATGTTAGCAATAGTATCAATGATTTGTTTCTACTTGGAAATTCACAATTTAACCTTCTTAATAATATCCCAAATAATATTCCTAATAACTTGTATAAAATGGACACAACTGGTAATAACCCTTCTATCAATGGAATGGGCAATACCAACGTTGAAAACGCTGCGCCAACAACTGAGAATGGTGCTCTAGTGGGAACGGGGGGTTTAAACCCAACTAATTCAGCGAGTCTTCCGAATCTGACGCTTGAGAGCGCAGAATTATCACATTTATTGAAGCCAAATACTATTAATAACATCCATAATGAATTAGAAGCATTTCAAGATGACCCACAGCAGGCAAATTCAAGCGCTTCCAAACCGTCTGAAGTAATTACAAATGATGTGGCCAGACTAACATCTATTATGGATAAACCTGAATTTGTTGCTTCAAGAGATAGCACAGGTACTATAAAACGTAGTTACGGTTTACTCTCAGCAGATGACCATGAAGTTGACGATGAAGTTGATGAAGGatatgatgaagatgatgatggtTATCAGgaagataatgatgatgacaACGAAAATGACAATGACAATGACAATGACAATGACAATGAGAACGACAATGGTAATAGTGACGAGAATGGTGAATCTAATACAAGTGAAATTAAGAAACCGAATACGATGAAAAGGCTGAACCGTGGTAAATTGAATAAGACTGGAAATTCTGGGTATAATGGGTTTAACAAAGTTAGCGCCAATAAAGAGCTTGATATTGAGAATAAAAGATATAGTTTGCTGAAAGCACCAAATAGTGTAAGAACAATATGGGAGGAGTATGTTCATGGGATTAATGGCGAACCCGCGATTAAGGActtagaagaagaatttggAAGTAAATGGAGGAAAACTAAAAATCGGAAGACTTTCGCTAGAAGAAAGAGATTATACAAATTTATTCTTAAGGGAATTGAGAATGGAAAAACTTCTGAGGAAATGATTTCTATATTAGAGAATCGCCGTTTATATAAAGATGATAAAGGTAATCTAAAAAGAAGAACTATTGGTTGGTTACAACAAAGTTTATCGGGTATCTGA